From the Candidatus Polarisedimenticolia bacterium genome, one window contains:
- a CDS encoding 2Fe-2S iron-sulfur cluster-binding protein: MESTVLEAYEKLITVTINGKNYDVPENNTLLRVLQFMNLDLAYSKYCWNGDCRNCAFRYVSRKSGNEVEALGCQMRCFPNMVIRRLPEGVDLN; this comes from the coding sequence ATGGAGTCGACCGTCCTCGAGGCGTACGAGAAGCTGATCACCGTCACGATCAACGGCAAGAACTACGACGTGCCGGAGAACAACACCCTCCTGCGCGTCCTGCAGTTCATGAACCTCGACCTGGCCTACAGCAAGTACTGCTGGAACGGCGATTGCCGCAACTGTGCCTTCCGCTACGTCTCCCGCAAGAGCGGCAACGAGGTCGAGGCGCTCGGCTGCCAGATGCGCTGCTTCCCGAACATGGTGATCAGGCGCCTTCCCGAGGGCGTCGATCTCAACTGA
- the gcvPB gene encoding aminomethyl-transferring glycine dehydrogenase subunit GcvPB has product MEPRSLREPERLLFELSRPGRRGFALPPLDVPEPGRFDLDPRYTRTSIEGFPELSEVEVVRHYTRLSRLNYAIDLGLYPLGSCTMKYNPKVHERIARLAGFADAHPQLPEAAAQGCLRLMHDLERALCAICGMDRFTLQPAAGAQGELAGIMMVRAYHRDRGNPRQVVLIPDSAHGTNPASAHIAGYRVEQIPSNQRGCVDLAVLRRRMADDVALLMLTNPNTLGVFEGEIQEIAGAVHAKGGLLYMDGANLNAFIGVARPGDMGVDLHHLNLHKTFSTPHGGGGPGAGPVGVKKHLEPYLPVPTVEQEGPKFVLNHDRPKSIGKVRSFFGNFGMFVRAFSYILALGPDGLRRMAETAVLNANYIRRRLQDTYHLPYSEPSLHEVVLTDHHLEETGVHTLDIAKRLMDYGFHPPTIYFPLIVKGALMIEPTESESREELDAFIEAMLRIDEEARRDPELVRTAPHTTPVRRLDEVGAARTPVLRWLPPR; this is encoded by the coding sequence ATGGAGCCGCGAAGCCTCCGGGAGCCCGAGCGGCTCCTCTTCGAGCTGTCGCGGCCGGGGCGGCGCGGCTTCGCCCTGCCTCCTCTGGACGTGCCGGAGCCCGGGCGTTTCGACCTCGACCCGCGCTACACCCGGACATCGATCGAGGGGTTTCCGGAGCTGAGCGAGGTCGAGGTGGTGCGGCACTATACGCGTCTGTCGAGGCTGAACTATGCCATCGACCTGGGGCTCTATCCGCTCGGCTCCTGCACGATGAAGTACAACCCGAAGGTGCACGAGCGGATCGCGCGCCTGGCCGGGTTCGCCGACGCCCACCCCCAGCTCCCCGAGGCCGCCGCCCAGGGCTGCCTGCGCCTGATGCACGATCTCGAGCGTGCCCTGTGCGCCATCTGCGGCATGGATCGCTTCACCCTGCAGCCGGCGGCCGGCGCCCAGGGAGAGCTGGCGGGGATCATGATGGTCCGCGCCTACCACAGGGATCGCGGCAATCCGCGCCAGGTGGTCCTGATCCCCGACTCGGCGCATGGCACCAATCCCGCCAGCGCCCACATCGCCGGCTACCGGGTGGAGCAGATCCCCTCCAACCAGCGCGGCTGCGTCGACCTGGCGGTTCTCCGCCGCCGCATGGCGGACGATGTCGCCCTCCTCATGCTGACCAATCCGAATACGCTCGGCGTGTTCGAGGGAGAGATCCAGGAGATCGCCGGCGCGGTCCACGCCAAGGGGGGGCTGCTGTACATGGACGGCGCGAACCTGAACGCCTTCATCGGCGTCGCCCGGCCGGGCGACATGGGCGTGGACCTGCACCATCTCAACCTGCACAAGACCTTCTCGACGCCGCACGGCGGCGGAGGACCCGGAGCCGGCCCGGTCGGCGTCAAGAAGCACCTCGAGCCCTACCTGCCGGTCCCCACGGTCGAGCAGGAGGGCCCGAAGTTCGTCCTGAACCACGACCGTCCGAAGAGCATCGGCAAGGTGCGCTCGTTCTTCGGCAACTTCGGGATGTTCGTGCGCGCCTTTTCCTACATCCTGGCGCTCGGGCCCGACGGCCTCAGGAGAATGGCCGAGACCGCCGTCCTCAACGCCAACTACATCCGACGCAGGCTCCAGGACACGTATCACCTGCCGTACTCGGAACCGTCCCTGCACGAGGTGGTGCTCACCGACCACCACCTCGAGGAGACCGGGGTGCACACGCTCGACATCGCGAAGCGCCTGATGGACTATGGATTCCACCCGCCGACGATCTACTTCCCGCTGATCGTCAAGGGGGCGCTCATGATCGAGCCGACCGAGAGCGAGAGCCGCGAGGAGCTCGATGCCTTCATCGAGGCGATGCTCCGGATCGACGAGGAGGCCCGCCGCGATCCCGAGCTCGTGCGCACCGCGCCCCATACGACGCCGGTCCGGAGGCTCGACGAGGTCGGCGCCGCCCGCACCCCGGTCCTCCGCTGGCTGCCGCCTCGCTGA